Proteins encoded by one window of Vigna radiata var. radiata cultivar VC1973A chromosome 5, Vradiata_ver6, whole genome shotgun sequence:
- the LOC106759748 gene encoding serine/threonine-protein kinase HT1-like isoform X2, with product MLKSMRESKFVSSNPISYFLSTRYKNQTVAIKIVHKGETADDIAKREGRFAREVAMLSRVQHKNLVKFIGACKEPVMVIVTELLLGGTLRKYLLNMRPKCLDRHVAIGFALDIARAMECLHSHGIIHRDLKPDNLLLTEDQKTVKLADFGLAREESLTEMMTAETGTYRWMAPELYSTVTLRQGEKKHYNHKVDAYSFAIVLWELLHNKVPFEGMSNLQAAYAAAFKNVRPSAENLPEELALILTSCWQEDPNARPNFTQIIQMLLNYLYTVAPPEPMIPSRIFSSENTVLPPESPGTSSLMAKRDDTGDTPRAKDEVKPNGFLCCFSQCY from the exons ATGCTAAAGTCTATGAGGGAAAGTAAGTTCGTATCTTCAAACCCCATTTCCTATTTCCTCTCCACaag ATATAAAAATCAAACTGTTGCTATTAAAATTGTGCACAAGGGAGAAACGGCAGATGATATCGCCAAGAGAGAAGGGCGTTTTGCAAGGGAGGTGGCAATGTTGTCTAGAGTGCAACATAAGAACTTGGTGAAG TTTATTGGTGCTTGTAAGGAGCCGGTAATGGTGATAGTCACTGAGCTGCTATTAGGAGGAACATTGCGTAAGTATTTGCTTAACATGCGTCCCAAATGCTTGGATAGACATGTTGCCATTGGTTTTGCACTTGATATTGCACGTGCTATGGAGTGCCTGCATTCCCATGGGATCATCCACCGTGATCTTAAACCTG ATAACTTGCTGTTGACTGAAGACCAGAAAACAGTAAAGCTAGCAGATTTTGGTTTAGCAAGAGAAGAATCATTAACCGAGATGATGACAGCTGAAACAGGAACTTACCGCTGGATGGCTCCAGAG TTGTATAGTACTGTCACACTGAGGCAAGGGGAGAAAAAGCATTACAACCATAAAGTTGATGCTTATAGTTTTGCAATTGTGTTGTGGGAGCTCTTACACAACAAAGTTCCGTTTGAAGGCATGTCAAACCTTCAAGCAGCATATGCTGCAGCCTTTAAG AATGTAAGGCCAAGTGCAGAGAATCTTCCTGAGGAATTAGCTCTAATTCTTACTTCATGCTGGCAAGAGGACCCAAATGCCAGACCCAACTTCACCCAGATAATCCAAATGCTCCTAAATTATCTTTACACTGTTGCACCTCCTGAACCCATGATTCCTTCAAGAATATTCAGTTCTGAGAACACTGTCTTGCCACCAGAGTCTCCCGGAACTAGCTCCTTGATGGCAAAACGTGATGACACAGGGGATACACCAAGAGCAAAGGACGAAGTCAAACCTAATGGTTTTCTTTGCTGCTTTAGTCAGTGTTATTAA
- the LOC106759748 gene encoding serine/threonine-protein kinase HT1-like isoform X1 has product MESGVRFYSVDEFRLDPKWLIDPKHLFVGPQIGEGAHAKVYEGKYKNQTVAIKIVHKGETADDIAKREGRFAREVAMLSRVQHKNLVKFIGACKEPVMVIVTELLLGGTLRKYLLNMRPKCLDRHVAIGFALDIARAMECLHSHGIIHRDLKPDNLLLTEDQKTVKLADFGLAREESLTEMMTAETGTYRWMAPELYSTVTLRQGEKKHYNHKVDAYSFAIVLWELLHNKVPFEGMSNLQAAYAAAFKNVRPSAENLPEELALILTSCWQEDPNARPNFTQIIQMLLNYLYTVAPPEPMIPSRIFSSENTVLPPESPGTSSLMAKRDDTGDTPRAKDEVKPNGFLCCFSQCY; this is encoded by the exons atggaatctGGAGTTAGGTTCTACTCAGTCGATGAGTTCAGATTGGACCCCAAATGGCTGATTGATCCTAAGCATCTCTTTGTTGGGCCACAGATTGGAGAGGGAGCTCATGCTAAAGTCTATGAGGGAAA ATATAAAAATCAAACTGTTGCTATTAAAATTGTGCACAAGGGAGAAACGGCAGATGATATCGCCAAGAGAGAAGGGCGTTTTGCAAGGGAGGTGGCAATGTTGTCTAGAGTGCAACATAAGAACTTGGTGAAG TTTATTGGTGCTTGTAAGGAGCCGGTAATGGTGATAGTCACTGAGCTGCTATTAGGAGGAACATTGCGTAAGTATTTGCTTAACATGCGTCCCAAATGCTTGGATAGACATGTTGCCATTGGTTTTGCACTTGATATTGCACGTGCTATGGAGTGCCTGCATTCCCATGGGATCATCCACCGTGATCTTAAACCTG ATAACTTGCTGTTGACTGAAGACCAGAAAACAGTAAAGCTAGCAGATTTTGGTTTAGCAAGAGAAGAATCATTAACCGAGATGATGACAGCTGAAACAGGAACTTACCGCTGGATGGCTCCAGAG TTGTATAGTACTGTCACACTGAGGCAAGGGGAGAAAAAGCATTACAACCATAAAGTTGATGCTTATAGTTTTGCAATTGTGTTGTGGGAGCTCTTACACAACAAAGTTCCGTTTGAAGGCATGTCAAACCTTCAAGCAGCATATGCTGCAGCCTTTAAG AATGTAAGGCCAAGTGCAGAGAATCTTCCTGAGGAATTAGCTCTAATTCTTACTTCATGCTGGCAAGAGGACCCAAATGCCAGACCCAACTTCACCCAGATAATCCAAATGCTCCTAAATTATCTTTACACTGTTGCACCTCCTGAACCCATGATTCCTTCAAGAATATTCAGTTCTGAGAACACTGTCTTGCCACCAGAGTCTCCCGGAACTAGCTCCTTGATGGCAAAACGTGATGACACAGGGGATACACCAAGAGCAAAGGACGAAGTCAAACCTAATGGTTTTCTTTGCTGCTTTAGTCAGTGTTATTAA
- the LOC106760258 gene encoding uncharacterized protein LOC106760258, whose product MSSKESNLWYDAMKDEMDSMASNKVWDLVQLSDDVKSIGCRWVFKTKKDSKGNIERHKARLVAKGFTQREGIDYKEIVSPVSKKDSLRIIMALVAHFDFELHQMDVKTTFLNVGVLGRYQSNPGVDH is encoded by the exons ATGAGTTCTAAAGAATCAAACCTATGGTATGATGCTATGAAAGACGAGATGGATTCTATGGCATCCAACAAAGTCTGGGATCTCGTTCAGTTGTCTGATGATGTAAAATCCATTGGATGTAGATGGGTCTTTAAAACCAAGAAAGACTCAAAAGGCAACATTGAGAGACATAAGGCAAGACTTGTTGCCAAAGGATTCACTCAAAGAGAAGGAATTGATTATAAAGAAATCGTTTCTCCTGTGTCTAAGAAGGATTCTTTACGAATAATTATGGCATTAGTagctcattttgattttgagttacatcaaatggatgtgaaaacaaCATTCCTTAATG TTGGAGTTTTAGGAAGATATCAGAGTAATCCAGGTGTTGACCACTAG